In the Thermodesulfobacteriota bacterium genome, TCGCGCCGGGCAGGGATATGCCGTACCCCGTCTCGATCTGCCGCCGGTGGAAATCGGAGATCCGTTCGGCGGCGAGCTCCAGGGAGCGCTTCAGGGCCGCGGGAACGCGCCGCCAGGCGGCGTCGATCTCCCCCCTGGAGACGGCGAATCCTTTCGCCGCGGGATCGAAGCGGTCGAATTTCACGGTGTACTCCGCCAGCGCCTCGTCGCCGCCCTCGCGGATCCGGGCGATGACCTCCGAGACCACCGCGGAGACTTTCGCCCCTTCCGCCACGCCCCGGCGCGACGCGCGCGACAGCGCTTCCCGGAAGCCCGCCGTTCCCGACCTGACCCACCGCATCCGCCTCTCCTCCTACTCCTTGACCCGCGCGATATCGGCGCCGAGGGAGCCGAGCTTGTGCTCCAGCGCGTCGTACCCCCGGTCGAGATGGTATATCCGCAGCACTTCCGTGGTGCCCGCCGCGGCCAGCCCCGCCAGGACGAGCGACGCGGAGGCGCGCAGGTCCGTGGCCATCAGCGGGGCGCCGGAGAGCTTCGGTACGCCCTTCACCGCCGCGGTGTTCCCTGACACGTCGATCGCGGCACCCATGCGCCGCAGCTCGGCCACGTGCATGAACCGGTTCTCGAAGATCGTCTCCGAGATTATGCTGAACCCGTCGCCCAGGCTCATGTAGGCCATGAACTGCGCCTGCATGTCCGTGGGGAATCCCGGGTACGGGGCCGTCTTCACGTTCACCGACCGGATGGGGCCGCTCCGGGCGGCCCGCACCCCGCCGTCGACGGCGCCCGCCTCGGCGCCGCTTTCCCGGAGCTTGTCGAGGACCGCCCCCATGCTCCCCGCGTCCGCCCCCTCGACGGTCACGTCCCCGCCCGTGATCGCGCCGGCCACCAGGAGCGTGGCGGCCTCGATCCGGTCCGCCATCACCTCGTGCCGAACCCCCCGCAAGGACCGGACGCCGCGGATCACGATCTCGTCCGTCCCTTCGCCCTCGATGTCGGCCCCCATGCTCCGGAGGAGCCGCGCGAGGTCGCACACCTCGGGCTCCAGCGCCGCGTTGGAGAGGACGGTCGTCCCTTCGGCCAGGGCGGCCGCCATCATCAGGTTCTCCGTCCCGGTCACCGTCTTCATGTCGAAGCGGATCGCCGCGCCTTTCAGCCGGTCGGCCGTCGCCTCGATGTAACCCTCGGCCAGGGCGGTCTTCGCCCCGAGGAGCTCGAGCCCTTTCAGGTGCTGGTCGATGGGGCGCGCGCCGATGGCGCATCCCCCCGGCAGAGAGATCCTCGCCCGCCCGTACCGCGCCACCAGCGGGCCCAGGACGAGCACGGAGGCGCGCATCGTCTTGACGAGGTCGTAGGGCGCCTCGGCCTTTTCCGCCGTGCCTGGGACGATGCGGATCGTGTCCCGCCCCGTCGCGTCGAGGCTGCGCGACATCTCCGCGCCGAGGATCCCGAGCAACTTGCCGAACGTGGAGATGTCCCGCAGGACCGGCACGCCGACGATCTCGACCGGCCCCTCCGCGAGCAGCGACGCGGCCATCGCGGGAAGCACGGCGT is a window encoding:
- the murA gene encoding UDP-N-acetylglucosamine 1-carboxyvinyltransferase → MDIFVIKGGRPLSGSCRVSGAKNAVLPAMAASLLAEGPVEIVGVPVLRDISTFGKLLGILGAEMSRSLDATGRDTIRIVPGTAEKAEAPYDLVKTMRASVLVLGPLVARYGRARISLPGGCAIGARPIDQHLKGLELLGAKTALAEGYIEATADRLKGAAIRFDMKTVTGTENLMMAAALAEGTTVLSNAALEPEVCDLARLLRSMGADIEGEGTDEIVIRGVRSLRGVRHEVMADRIEAATLLVAGAITGGDVTVEGADAGSMGAVLDKLRESGAEAGAVDGGVRAARSGPIRSVNVKTAPYPGFPTDMQAQFMAYMSLGDGFSIISETIFENRFMHVAELRRMGAAIDVSGNTAAVKGVPKLSGAPLMATDLRASASLVLAGLAAAGTTEVLRIYHLDRGYDALEHKLGSLGADIARVKE